GCCCCGGGTCAAAGGAGCTACTGTCGCTCGATCTTGATTGTTCAGGCGTCTTGTCGCAGGTTGTTGAGTTGCAGGAGGGATACGTCGCCGCAATGCTGATGCGACACGACCCGACGGGTCCTTGGACAGGGGCCGTCGCCGGAGTAAGAATTACCGACGGATAAAAAAGCGCTGATTTCCGCGTACCGGGGTCAGAGAGGAGCGACCAGCCCAGGGGATTTCTTCCCGGATCTCGAGGCCGCTTGTAGCGGGTTGCAGCCGTTCCGTCCGTCACCGCAGCGCGCGTAGGTAACGCCTCTGAAAAATCCACTGTGCAATCAGGAGGAGCGGGAAGAGTCGCCGCCATGGCTGTCGTGATGCCGCTCGCGTGAGCGACCGAACGGTGAGGTGCACTTCCTCGCCACGACGGTGCACGAAAAACGCTTCCTCTCCATCGACGGGGTGCCCAGGCATGGTGCGGTACGAAAACCCGGATCTCCCGGGTTCTTGGACCACGTCGATGACTTGGACTGGTTCGGCGACGGTGAGGCCACCCAGGCGCGCAGTTACGACGACCCGGTCGCCCGGCGATACAGGGCCCGGGGGGTCTACGAGAAACCCACTCGCGGTTTTTATCTTCCAGAGGAGCACTTCCTGGGCGACACGCTGCCAAACCACGTCGCCGCTCCCGACGAAAGCCGTCACTTCTGAACGGCGGTAATTGTGGTCGCTGAGAGTCCACTGGTCAAGATGCGGGCTCGTCATGCGTCACCTCTTGGCCATCCTGAGTAGCATCAGCCTTCCAGCTTTGCCGGGCAGCAATGATTCCGTCGCGCGTCGCCGCACGGATAACCCCATAGAGGACATAAAAGAAAATGGCCATAAATACGGCAGCTACGACAATATCCATAGTTCTTCCCCCAAAGATTCGCTTGTCCGAGGACATCGCAAGCCTACTGCAGGTGCAAATGCTCACCTTCAGCGAGTCATGGAACGAGAACCCTGACCGACCGAAAAATGCGCCCTTCAGCACATATCGCCCATAGCGGCCAAGAATGGGCGGTCGGAGGATTGAAATGCCAATGGGGAAGCCACGACCACCGGGAAGATAGTGATTCACGCCTGGGCGGTCTGGTTTCAATTCCAACTCTGAGCTGTATCTGTAGATGGTTACGCTTCCTGTCCTCGGCAGAGACGGCCACTCGGCCGTCAGATCGTAGTACTGGGTGCCCATTCGGGTCTTCAGGGGTGCCGCGACAAATGTCTACGGGGTATTTAGTCCGAGTTCTCCGATGGCCGAAGGCTCCAGCGTGCCAGGGTTGAGATGCACGTACAGATCCTCGGCGTCTCCGGTCGAGAACTCAGCCAGTTCCAGTTCCACCTTCGAGGGAGTTACCGTCAGGGTGACAGTGCCGCGCGTCACGGCTGCCTGTGACACGAATTTTCCCTCAAATACCTGCGGCTGGCCGCTCTCCGGTGCGGGAGTGGAGGTTGAGGTGGGGTCGACAGGACTGTCGGTTGCCGAGTCCTCCGGTGCACCGGTGTAGGAACATCCGGTGAGGCCTGCGACAAGGGTGGCAGTCAGCATTGGTTTGATCATTTTCATGTTCCCCCAAGGAACGAGTATGGATGCGACACCCAGCCAGGCGAGCATGGAGTTGTAGGTGCGGACCTCTTGTGAGTACCCACAAATCGAGGCTTAGGCCTCTTTCGCCTCCATCAGCGAAGTAGCAGTGGCGCCAGCGACGACGAGAAATCCAGCAGACAGAATTCCAACAAACTTTCGTGTTTTAATGCAAACTCCCCCATTATTTACAAGCTTGTCAATTTTGCTAACAGTCAACCGGATAGAATAAGTCCATGACTACTTCTCAAGTCATTGCTGACTCGCCAGCGCGGCATCCAGAGAGCACTAGGTCTGATATTTTGCATCTCGATCGTGGGCTTACTGGCTTCAATCTTCCTTACCGGCCGCAACCCGCTCTTCCCAGGGATGTCCGGTCCGTTGCTGGTGCTGCTCTTCTTCCTGGCCGCAGCAGGAAGCGCTACCGGACTAGCAGTCACCAGGTCTCGACGGGCTGCCATGGAAAACGCAGACAAGAGATAAGTCCGAAAGGCTTGCTGCAGCGAGCTGGGGCCCACCGGAACCGAGCCGGTCAGTCGTGCCCCACACCTAATGAAACGGGCGCTTGAATATCCTTTTGAATTCATTGATGCTATGGACATCCCTGCCCAGTCAAGCCCCTTGTCCGCGCTGATGCTGATAGTTTGGTCATTTTAGTTCCAGCCTCTTTCCAGAGAATCCCCGAAGTGTCGCAAGACTATTGACCGTACTAGAGCGGTGATCGCTGTCGCCGCCGGAAGCCTCGCGATTGCGGTGCCCGCGACGGCATCGCAAAACCCTGGGGATACGCGGCACTGAGGTTGTGAGACCCCGGGATGGAGCTGTCCCGTAAGGGAATCGTGAGCCGAAACCCTGGCTGGACACGACCAGCGCGCACGGGAAGCTGATCTTCGACATGTTCCCGTCTCTGGCAGAGTACGAACGCTCCCGATTGTCCGAACGCACGAGGGCAGGGTTAGCGGCCGCGAAAGCCATGGGACGACTCGGCGGACGTCCGCCGGCGATGACCGGCGACGAAACTTGCGGCAGCCAGGGACCTGCGGCGTCAGGGAAAGAAACTGCAGGAGATCGCGGAGACTCTCAGCGTGAGCATGTCCACCCTCACCAGGGCGCTCGGGCCGCGAACAGGCAAGCCGGCGCCTGAGTCCCAATCTCTGGTTCAGAACGTTGCGTAAGTCGGTTCCGCCAGCGGCCAGTGCGACGTCGGTCTTGGAACCCTGACCGGGCCGAAAACTGGCCATCTGGGCGGAGGGAAACCCAGAGTCATCTCCCTAGCGTTCCAGCGTGATTGCAACCCCTAACGGGCAGATTTTCCGACAGTTGGGTCCCTGGCGCGCGGCTATTCGTCGTTTTTCCGGGTGAGGTCGTCAGTCGGAGCATGCCTAAGCTCTCTCCTTTCCTGCGCAGCGGCAAGCCCCAAAGGAATGAATAATAGAGCCGCGACTGCAGCCACGATAAGGGTAACGATCCAAAGATCCAGGAAACTGCGAAGAATTAACGCGCCGATCACCACGGGCGTGGCGGCAATGCTTGTCACCTTGAGAAGCCGCTTCATTTTCGGCGGGATTCCTGCATACCTGTCTTCCACCAGATCCCTCTTTCAAACGAGGACAGCCAACATCCGCGACGAAGCGTTGAGTCATGCTTCCAGGCCCCTCAGCGGCGTCTACCCTTCAGGGGGAGGCTCTCTACTTGGGGCAT
Above is a window of Arthrobacter sp. FB24 DNA encoding:
- a CDS encoding DUF1990 family protein; translated protein: MTSPHLDQWTLSDHNYRRSEVTAFVGSGDVVWQRVAQEVLLWKIKTASGFLVDPPGPVSPGDRVVVTARLGGLTVAEPVQVIDVVQEPGRSGFSYRTMPGHPVDGEEAFFVHRRGEEVHLTVRSLTRAASRQPWRRLFPLLLIAQWIFQRRYLRALR